The sequence CGGATCTCACTGGCAACTGGGTACCGAGTACTGGGTACTGTCTTTCTGGCTGGGCGGCCAGGATTCGAACCTGGACTCAGTGCTCCAAAGGCACTTGACCTACCATTAGTCGACCGCCCAAAACTCAGTTCCTAGTTTCCAGTTTCTCGTTTCTAGAAAACCCTCGCACCCGCACTCTAGAAACTAGAAACGAGAAACTAGAAACTCATTCTGCGCCAGTACTCCCGCCGCGACAGCAACACCGTCGCCCGCGCCGGCGTTCCGCCAGCCGCTAGCTTCCGGGCCGCGCGCGCAGCCGCGGGCCGGCTCGCAAACAGGCCGTAGACCGCCGAGCCCGAGCCCGAGAGCGAAGCATAGCCCGCTCCCGCGCCCGCCAGGGCCTTCTTCACGACACCCAGTTCGGGATACTTGGGAAAGACGACACGTTCGAAGTCGTTTTCGATCCCGGCACGGACTAGGTCGAGAAGCAGGGCCTCGGCCCGGTTCCTGCTCCTACGGGCAGGAACACCGGTTGGGGTACCGCACAGCCACGCGAACGAGGCGCGGCAGAACTCTCTCATTCTATCGGAGGGCTCGGAAAGCGTCAATTTGGCGCCGGCTGCGGCGGCCATCTCGCGGTCCCAGTCGGCAAAGGCCTGCGCGGTCGAGACCCCGACCTGGGGCGTGGCCACGACGCAGGGGATGGGCGGCAGGTCCTCCAGCGGCAGGACCACCTCGCCCCGCCCCAGCCCCAGCACCGCCCCGCCCG is a genomic window of Terriglobales bacterium containing:
- the ispE gene encoding 4-(cytidine 5'-diphospho)-2-C-methyl-D-erythritol kinase yields the protein MPSVRVRSFAKINLGLVIGPRRDDGFHELRTLYQTLALHDRLTVEVGKGTGIEIRCSHPQVPTDESNTCHRIARLALEALRASARVTITIDKRLPVQGGLGAASSNAVATLLALERALKKRLTAAQHLRLAAEVGSDLPLFLAGGAVLGLGRGEVVLPLEDLPPIPCVVATPQVGVSTAQAFADWDREMAAAAGAKLTLSEPSDRMREFCRASFAWLCGTPTGVPARRSRNRAEALLLDLVRAGIENDFERVVFPKYPELGVVKKALAGAGAGYASLSGSGSAVYGLFASRPAAARAARKLAAGGTPARATVLLSRREYWRRMSF